A section of the Maylandia zebra isolate NMK-2024a linkage group LG8, Mzebra_GT3a, whole genome shotgun sequence genome encodes:
- the rundc3ab gene encoding RUN domain-containing protein 3A isoform X2, whose amino-acid sequence MEQAAMAMGDVSKKASTRNLAVERKNLLTVCRFSVKTLLEKYTAEPIDDSSEEFVNFAAILEHILSHRFKGSSSWFDGQRSYWDYIRLACAKVPNSCISSIESMENISTSRAKVRAWMRVALMEKRLSEYIATALRDSRTTKRFYAEGAIMLREEATVLTGMLIGLGAIDFSFCLKGEALDGKSPAVIDYTPYLKFTQSYDYLSDDDDRQSVDSSASDDSVPEHPYIPLVTDEESWSTKCRKMEQRFKIVNAQKGYLEELVRLRESQLKNTEMENKRLKARLEELQTQSQQEKRELEAIVLELQEQLTSLIPCDSNHLAKNLSIPLVNQWPTLEPFDSQEDLKLFRRTASVLHSMESKSPSASRLDTLFTFSDHSPKLYR is encoded by the exons GTTTTCAGTTAAGACCCTGCTGGAGAAATACACGGCCGAGCCCATCGATGATTCATCAGAAGAGTTTGTCAATTTCGCCGCCATCCTTGAACACATCCTCAGCCACCGTTTCAAAG GCTCTAGTAGCTGGTTCGATGGTCAGAGGAGTTACTGGGACTACATCCGCCTGGCTTGTGCTAAAGTCCCCAACAGCTGCATTAGCAGCATTGAGAGCATGGAAAACATCAGCACCTCACGAGCCAAG GTCCGAGCCTGGATGAGAGTAGCTCTGATGGAGAAGAGGCTATCTGAATACATCGCCACTGCTCTGAGGGACAGCAGGACAACCAA GAGGTTCTATGCAGAGGGAGCCATCATGTTAAGAGAAGAAGCTACAGTGCTAACAGGGATGCTAATAGGTCTTGGAGCTATAGACTTTAG CTTCTGTTTAAAAGGGGAGGCCCTGGATGGGAAATCTCCTGCAGTGATTGACTATACTCCATACTTGAAATTTACACAAAG CTATGATTACCTGAGCGATGACGATGATCGGCAGAGTGTTGACAGCAGCGCGAGTGACGACAGCGTCCCTGAACATCCTTACATCCCCCTGGTCACAGACGAGGAGAGCTGGAGCACAAAGTGTCGCAAGATGGAGCAGAGGTTCAAGATTGTCAATGCACAAAAG GGTTACCTGGAGGAGCTTGTGCGTCTGCGTGAGTCACAGCTGAAGAACACAGAGATGGAGAACAAGAGGCTAAAGGCCCGGCTGGAGGAGCTGCAGACCCAGAGCCAACAGGAGAAAAGGGAACTAGAGGCCATTGTCTTGGAGCTTCAGGAGCAACT GACAAGCTTGATTCCGTGTGACTCCAACCACTTGGCGAAAAACCTCTCAATCCCACTCGTCAACCAGTGGCCAACGCTCGAGCCGTTCGACAGCCAAGAGGACTTGAAGCTGTTTCGCAG AACTGCTTCAGTTCTTCACAGCATGGAATCAAAAagtccatctgcttcaaggttagACACGTTGTTcactttttcagaccattctcctAAACTCTACAGATGA
- the rundc3ab gene encoding RUN domain-containing protein 3A isoform X1: MEQAAMAMGDVSKKASTRNLAVERKNLLTVCRFSVKTLLEKYTAEPIDDSSEEFVNFAAILEHILSHRFKGSSSWFDGQRSYWDYIRLACAKVPNSCISSIESMENISTSRAKVRAWMRVALMEKRLSEYIATALRDSRTTKRFYAEGAIMLREEATVLTGMLIGLGAIDFSFCLKGEALDGKSPAVIDYTPYLKFTQSYDYLSDDDDRQSVDSSASDDSVPEHPYIPLVTDEESWSTKCRKMEQRFKIVNAQKGYLEELVRLRESQLKNTEMENKRLKARLEELQTQSQQEKRELEAIVLELQEQLTSLIPCDSNHLAKNLSIPLVNQWPTLEPFDSQEDLKLFRRRSFPSTELLSVEVSLDSDSQRTHGKQNGRAWCTEKDYTPSMMGLCGSLASFPSCKSLTSLKSSECLVNISTENSPALSPS, translated from the exons GTTTTCAGTTAAGACCCTGCTGGAGAAATACACGGCCGAGCCCATCGATGATTCATCAGAAGAGTTTGTCAATTTCGCCGCCATCCTTGAACACATCCTCAGCCACCGTTTCAAAG GCTCTAGTAGCTGGTTCGATGGTCAGAGGAGTTACTGGGACTACATCCGCCTGGCTTGTGCTAAAGTCCCCAACAGCTGCATTAGCAGCATTGAGAGCATGGAAAACATCAGCACCTCACGAGCCAAG GTCCGAGCCTGGATGAGAGTAGCTCTGATGGAGAAGAGGCTATCTGAATACATCGCCACTGCTCTGAGGGACAGCAGGACAACCAA GAGGTTCTATGCAGAGGGAGCCATCATGTTAAGAGAAGAAGCTACAGTGCTAACAGGGATGCTAATAGGTCTTGGAGCTATAGACTTTAG CTTCTGTTTAAAAGGGGAGGCCCTGGATGGGAAATCTCCTGCAGTGATTGACTATACTCCATACTTGAAATTTACACAAAG CTATGATTACCTGAGCGATGACGATGATCGGCAGAGTGTTGACAGCAGCGCGAGTGACGACAGCGTCCCTGAACATCCTTACATCCCCCTGGTCACAGACGAGGAGAGCTGGAGCACAAAGTGTCGCAAGATGGAGCAGAGGTTCAAGATTGTCAATGCACAAAAG GGTTACCTGGAGGAGCTTGTGCGTCTGCGTGAGTCACAGCTGAAGAACACAGAGATGGAGAACAAGAGGCTAAAGGCCCGGCTGGAGGAGCTGCAGACCCAGAGCCAACAGGAGAAAAGGGAACTAGAGGCCATTGTCTTGGAGCTTCAGGAGCAACT GACAAGCTTGATTCCGTGTGACTCCAACCACTTGGCGAAAAACCTCTCAATCCCACTCGTCAACCAGTGGCCAACGCTCGAGCCGTTCGACAGCCAAGAGGACTTGAAGCTGTTTCGCAG gAGGAGTTTTCCAAGCACAGAGCTGCTGTCAGTGGAGGTCAGCCTGGATTCTGACTCTCAGAGGACTCATGGGAAACAGAATGGGAGGGCCTGGTGCACAG AAAAGGACTACACCCCCTCCATGATGGGCCTGTGTGGGTCCTTGGCGTCCTTCCCAAGCTGCAAATCTCTGACTAGCCTGAAGTCCAGCGAGTGCCTGGTCAACATCAGCACAGAGAACAGTCCTGCCCTCTCTCCCAGCTAG